Proteins encoded by one window of Archaeoglobus veneficus SNP6:
- a CDS encoding RAD55 family ATPase: protein MMKISDHSDKQSTEVTRAPTGIDRLDEVLRGGIPVPSLVLLLGDVGTGKSVICQQFLYKQAQMGLYSVYLCIDHPPEEVRENMRSLGWNTEKLEEEGLLKFIDLFLGRGYDYEYICSTLEKYIKESNRFVVDSISSIAFIYGEKLAYDLIQKIQGWNREGRGVGIINAVRGMHSQSFEVALQQACSNVILLEMKENGRFLRVVKTTRTSHMTEEFGVEIDEAGIRLL from the coding sequence ATGATGAAAATTAGCGACCACAGCGACAAGCAAAGTACTGAGGTCACTCGGGCTCCGACAGGGATAGACAGACTTGACGAGGTGTTGAGGGGCGGAATTCCCGTACCCTCACTCGTTTTACTGCTTGGAGATGTGGGCACAGGAAAAAGCGTCATATGCCAGCAGTTCCTCTACAAACAGGCTCAGATGGGATTATACAGCGTTTACTTATGCATAGATCATCCTCCTGAGGAAGTCAGAGAGAATATGCGCAGCCTTGGCTGGAACACTGAGAAACTCGAAGAAGAGGGGTTATTGAAATTCATAGACCTGTTCCTTGGGAGGGGTTACGATTACGAGTACATCTGCTCAACCCTCGAGAAGTATATAAAAGAGTCGAACAGGTTTGTTGTGGATTCAATATCCTCTATTGCCTTCATCTATGGAGAAAAACTTGCCTACGATCTGATTCAGAAAATTCAGGGATGGAACAGAGAAGGCAGGGGTGTTGGGATAATAAACGCAGTCAGAGGCATGCACAGCCAGAGCTTTGAAGTTGCGCTTCAGCAAGCGTGCAGCAACGTAATCCTTCTGGAAATGAAGGAAAATGGCAGGTTTTTGAGAGTCGTGAAGACGACAAGAACATCACACATGACTGAGGAGTTTGGAGTGGAGATTGACGAGGCGGGAATAAGGCTGCTTTGA
- a CDS encoding 30S ribosomal protein S19e, whose protein sequence is MATVYDVPADMLIQRVAEKLKEMQEIEPPEWAMFVKTGVHKERSPEQEDWWYIRVAAILRKVYTDGPVGIERLRTAYGGRKRRGVEPPKFMKGSGSIVRKALQQLEKAGFVKKTEEGRIVTPQGRSFLDKVATELHKELSQQIPALAKY, encoded by the coding sequence ATGGCGACGGTGTATGACGTTCCGGCAGACATGCTGATCCAGCGCGTGGCTGAAAAGCTCAAGGAAATGCAGGAGATTGAGCCTCCGGAATGGGCGATGTTTGTAAAGACAGGTGTGCATAAAGAGCGCTCACCAGAGCAGGAAGACTGGTGGTATATCAGAGTTGCAGCAATCCTGAGAAAGGTTTACACTGACGGGCCAGTGGGTATAGAGCGCCTTAGAACTGCTTACGGCGGGAGGAAGAGGAGAGGTGTCGAGCCCCCCAAGTTCATGAAGGGGAGTGGCTCCATAGTCAGAAAAGCCCTTCAGCAGCTCGAAAAAGCGGGCTTCGTTAAGAAGACGGAAGAGGGAAGAATTGTAACCCCGCAGGGGAGGTCTTTCCTCGACAAGGTTGCTACTGAACTCCACAAAGAGCTCTCCCAGCAGATTCCCGCCCTCGCAAAGTATTGA
- a CDS encoding 50S ribosomal protein L31e, whose translation MAKIVVERVYSLRLKHKMKRYPRWLRAKKAVKYVRNFLSKHMKVEPDKVKIDASINEKIWERGAQKPPTRIKIRAVKFDDGIVEAELA comes from the coding sequence ATGGCGAAGATCGTTGTGGAAAGGGTATACTCTCTGAGGCTCAAGCACAAGATGAAGCGCTATCCGAGATGGCTCAGAGCGAAGAAGGCCGTCAAGTATGTCAGAAACTTCCTGAGCAAGCACATGAAGGTCGAGCCCGATAAGGTCAAGATTGACGCAAGCATCAACGAGAAAATCTGGGAGCGCGGAGCCCAGAAACCACCTACAAGGATAAAGATCAGAGCCGTCAAGTTCGACGACGGCATAGTAGAGGCAGAACTCGCCTGA
- the pfdA gene encoding prefoldin subunit alpha yields the protein MTAQQQEEIARKVQERLLLLQQIQSESEAIQRRIIELEVVQSELDRTIESLEYFDSLDGSVEALMNLGGGVFAYVDVKDSKKMLVDIGAGVIVEKEVKDAIETLKKKKEKIQQSVLKFEQILQQLAAQAERIQAEIAEMTKER from the coding sequence ATGACTGCACAGCAGCAGGAAGAAATTGCGAGAAAAGTTCAGGAGAGACTCCTGCTTCTCCAGCAAATCCAGAGCGAGAGTGAGGCAATCCAGAGAAGAATCATAGAACTCGAAGTCGTTCAGTCCGAGCTTGACAGAACCATAGAAAGCCTTGAGTACTTCGATTCTCTCGACGGAAGCGTTGAGGCTCTCATGAACCTCGGTGGAGGCGTTTTTGCGTACGTTGATGTGAAGGATTCCAAGAAGATGCTTGTCGATATCGGAGCGGGAGTAATTGTTGAAAAGGAAGTTAAAGATGCAATAGAAACCCTTAAAAAGAAGAAGGAGAAGATTCAGCAGAGTGTTTTGAAGTTCGAGCAGATTCTTCAGCAGCTTGCAGCTCAGGCTGAGCGCATACAGGCTGAGATAGCTGAAATGACGAAAGAAAGGTGA
- a CDS encoding phospholipase D family protein, with protein sequence MKKICIVLLLLMCAGVAKGEVVVSVSADYTFISPELVRDTFTLTFKNMDENTTFLSLELPMQLIVENFSVKDIPAGHLSYDVKTLNGGKILLLRISKPLSPFEEYKVVLEGNVRGLTDTLGNGMYRFTAVEYPEYFNSIGIPVDSIHISVVFPQKFLYTYRVTSVSSNSQIFYSPYNSVQKVEWDFVNPKSQVVAFIQFEEILNFMTLNILGASMVFGAFLILLYMSYRSEKKYKQMKVLVGTPWGGDIVSKLREMLGKAKEEILITSPHIYYTDWLTAELKPAIDRGVRVRIITWPSYDRKPFRSVEEVYEDKKQYFTLKRFLEMFPQGTVRLNDNIHAKMAVVDGKEVLITTANLTQTGLWENYEIGFWADNEELAKQAKSFFETVWNSEDTIELDEDTLEPKIAWAEIMDRKRKREVKE encoded by the coding sequence GTGAAAAAAATCTGTATCGTGCTCCTGCTCCTCATGTGTGCTGGCGTGGCAAAGGGGGAAGTCGTTGTCAGCGTTAGCGCTGATTATACTTTTATCTCTCCCGAACTCGTTAGAGATACCTTCACACTTACGTTCAAGAACATGGATGAGAACACCACGTTTCTAAGCCTCGAACTTCCGATGCAGCTTATCGTCGAAAACTTCAGCGTGAAGGATATTCCCGCTGGTCATCTTAGTTATGACGTGAAAACGCTTAACGGGGGGAAGATTCTCCTTCTCAGGATTTCAAAACCCCTCTCACCTTTCGAGGAGTACAAGGTCGTTCTCGAGGGTAACGTTAGGGGTCTCACCGACACGCTGGGAAATGGAATGTACAGGTTTACAGCAGTTGAGTATCCCGAATACTTCAACTCGATAGGAATCCCCGTAGATTCTATACACATATCTGTAGTGTTTCCCCAGAAGTTTCTGTACACTTACCGAGTAACGTCCGTGAGCTCCAACTCCCAGATATTCTACAGCCCATACAACAGCGTGCAGAAGGTCGAGTGGGACTTTGTTAATCCAAAGAGCCAGGTAGTTGCGTTCATCCAGTTTGAGGAAATTCTCAACTTCATGACACTGAACATCCTCGGAGCATCGATGGTCTTTGGCGCGTTTTTAATCCTCCTTTACATGAGCTATCGCTCGGAGAAGAAGTACAAGCAGATGAAAGTACTCGTTGGCACTCCATGGGGTGGAGACATAGTTTCCAAGCTCAGGGAGATGCTCGGAAAAGCGAAGGAGGAAATACTGATTACATCTCCCCACATATACTACACTGACTGGCTAACTGCCGAACTAAAACCTGCCATCGACAGAGGTGTGAGAGTTAGAATTATAACCTGGCCGAGCTATGATAGAAAACCTTTCAGGAGTGTCGAGGAAGTTTACGAGGACAAGAAGCAATACTTCACCCTCAAGAGGTTCCTTGAAATGTTCCCCCAAGGGACTGTAAGGCTGAACGACAATATCCATGCAAAAATGGCTGTCGTTGACGGAAAAGAAGTTCTGATCACCACGGCAAACCTCACCCAGACCGGTCTGTGGGAGAACTACGAAATAGGCTTCTGGGCAGATAATGAGGAACTTGCAAAACAGGCGAAAAGTTTCTTTGAGACGGTGTGGAATTCCGAGGACACAATAGAACTCGATGAAGATACCCTCGAGCCAAAGATTGCGTGGGCCGAGATAATGGACAGAAAACGGAAGAGGGAGGTGAAAGAGTGA
- a CDS encoding translation initiation factor IF-6 — MLAIRGNPLIGLYIRANEHAAVLGVDDEAAKQMLKDKLDVEVVVTTIAGSELVGAMAAANSNGIAISSHATSKEIERLSKVFDVHVIETHMTCLGNIVCVNDRGAIVHPEAEEKLVAQVSKALDVDVVKGTIGGIKTVGMAAAVTNNGGLLNPNANEWEIKRVEEALGVEVGVGTVNFGHDMVGTGLVANTKGYIAGRDTTGFELGVIEEALGFVRW, encoded by the coding sequence ATGCTCGCCATTCGGGGCAACCCCCTAATAGGCCTCTACATAAGAGCGAACGAGCACGCAGCGGTACTTGGAGTTGACGACGAGGCAGCGAAGCAGATGCTGAAGGACAAGCTCGATGTCGAGGTTGTCGTTACGACGATAGCAGGCTCTGAACTCGTTGGAGCGATGGCCGCAGCGAATTCCAACGGGATAGCGATAAGCAGCCACGCGACATCCAAGGAAATTGAAAGGCTCAGCAAGGTCTTCGACGTTCACGTAATCGAGACACACATGACATGCCTCGGAAATATCGTCTGCGTTAACGACAGGGGCGCAATAGTGCATCCAGAGGCAGAGGAGAAGCTCGTGGCTCAGGTCAGCAAAGCGCTGGACGTTGATGTGGTTAAGGGCACCATTGGCGGAATCAAAACAGTAGGGATGGCTGCAGCCGTAACGAACAATGGAGGACTGTTAAACCCAAACGCCAACGAGTGGGAAATCAAAAGGGTCGAAGAGGCACTCGGCGTGGAAGTTGGGGTTGGAACCGTGAACTTCGGGCACGACATGGTTGGAACTGGGCTTGTTGCGAACACCAAAGGATATATCGCTGGCAGGGACACGACGGGTTTCGAGCTGGGTGTTATTGAAGAAGCACTGGGCTTTGTGAGGTGGTAG
- the rpl18a gene encoding 50S ribosomal protein L18Ae — MFEVVGTFRVGKDWMKFRKVVNAHNERFALEKVYSLLGSNHKVKRNLIRVESIRKVE, encoded by the coding sequence ATGTTTGAGGTTGTGGGGACGTTTAGGGTAGGTAAGGACTGGATGAAATTCAGAAAGGTCGTTAACGCACACAACGAAAGGTTCGCTCTGGAGAAAGTTTACTCTCTCCTCGGAAGCAACCACAAGGTCAAGAGAAATCTGATCAGGGTAGAAAGCATCCGGAAGGTAGAGTGA
- a CDS encoding NAAT family transporter, which produces MDYLSYFLTSFATLFVIVDPPGNIPFFIALTEDLPVELREKVSKKATAIAATLLTFIALTGGLILQFFGVSIDGLRIAGGILLFLVALDILKGGPAKEVYVKRGMESKDIDSLAVFPIALPLYTGPGAITAAIVLASEAGNVLGMALLLLSIAAIYLIVRLTHIYSNQIIYLLGKSGADIVARVMAIFLAAIAVEYISEGISGKLSSML; this is translated from the coding sequence ATGGACTACCTGAGCTACTTCCTGACGAGCTTTGCGACACTCTTCGTAATCGTGGATCCACCGGGCAACATACCTTTCTTTATAGCGCTGACAGAGGATTTGCCAGTGGAGCTCAGGGAGAAAGTCTCTAAGAAGGCAACAGCAATTGCAGCAACTCTGCTAACGTTCATTGCACTGACCGGTGGACTGATCCTGCAGTTCTTTGGCGTTTCAATTGATGGTCTGAGGATAGCCGGCGGTATTCTCCTCTTCCTTGTTGCCCTCGACATACTCAAAGGCGGCCCGGCGAAGGAAGTTTACGTGAAGAGAGGGATGGAGAGCAAGGACATCGACAGTCTGGCAGTCTTTCCAATAGCTTTGCCTCTCTACACTGGCCCTGGTGCAATAACGGCGGCAATAGTTCTTGCTTCTGAGGCTGGAAACGTGTTGGGAATGGCCCTTCTTCTACTCAGCATTGCGGCCATTTACCTTATCGTGAGGCTTACACACATCTACAGCAATCAGATCATATACCTGCTGGGCAAGAGTGGGGCGGACATCGTTGCGAGAGTTATGGCCATATTCCTCGCTGCGATAGCCGTCGAGTACATCTCCGAAGGTATAAGCGGAAAGCTCTCCTCCATGCTTTAA
- a CDS encoding 5-methyltetrahydropteroyltriglutamate--homocysteine methyltransferase codes for MRVVFDDIGSFPLPDGVTRDWVNENVDTKEYEELVQRTFLLKAKVVQCPNYPQFRDMVEQFMSIIRNPEYQEDAYLVSRKHAVIREVEAIKSMKYDGNIRICVTGPLELYYREFGPVIYDDLLENIAISVSRFAANAMNDLNVCSLSVDEPSLGINPELQPSIEQLKLAYGPFSFDVDVQIHLHSPLYYTQLLEVDEIDVFGVEAAKDEKVLDFVDAEEVASAGKRLRIGVARTDIDAILAEFNQRHGVNAWQNAELAVKAIDEIESVEVIKKRLEKVYDRFSDLLAYIGPDCGLFSFPNQECALKLLENVREALEGLGWTT; via the coding sequence GTGAGGGTCGTATTTGACGACATAGGGAGTTTTCCCCTGCCAGATGGGGTGACGAGGGACTGGGTTAACGAAAACGTGGACACGAAAGAATACGAAGAACTCGTCCAGCGAACGTTTTTGCTTAAGGCGAAGGTAGTGCAGTGTCCAAATTATCCTCAGTTTAGAGATATGGTGGAGCAGTTCATGTCGATAATAAGGAATCCAGAGTATCAGGAGGACGCATACCTCGTTTCGAGGAAACACGCGGTCATAAGGGAAGTTGAGGCAATCAAGTCAATGAAGTACGACGGCAATATCAGAATCTGCGTTACCGGCCCCCTCGAGTTGTACTACAGGGAGTTCGGCCCCGTGATATACGACGACCTCCTCGAAAACATAGCCATATCCGTTTCCCGCTTTGCAGCAAATGCGATGAACGACTTGAACGTGTGCTCCCTTAGTGTTGACGAGCCGAGCCTTGGTATCAACCCAGAGTTACAGCCCAGCATTGAGCAGCTCAAGCTTGCGTATGGGCCTTTTAGCTTTGATGTTGACGTTCAGATTCATCTTCACTCTCCTCTATACTACACGCAACTCCTCGAAGTTGACGAAATAGATGTTTTTGGTGTCGAGGCTGCTAAGGATGAAAAAGTGCTTGACTTCGTTGATGCTGAAGAGGTCGCTTCGGCAGGCAAGCGCCTTAGGATTGGGGTTGCAAGAACGGACATAGATGCAATACTTGCCGAATTCAATCAGAGGCACGGCGTAAACGCATGGCAAAATGCGGAACTCGCGGTAAAGGCGATAGACGAAATAGAGAGCGTTGAGGTTATAAAGAAGAGGTTGGAGAAGGTATATGACAGGTTCAGCGATCTCCTTGCGTACATTGGCCCAGATTGTGGGCTGTTCAGCTTCCCTAACCAGGAGTGCGCACTTAAGCTGCTCGAAAACGTAAGGGAGGCGCTCGAGGGGTTGGGATGGACTACCTGA
- a CDS encoding YhbY family RNA-binding protein, translated as MDVVTINVGKKGLTENLINEINLQLEKRGVVKVRMLRNFRAGGDKKELAREIASKVKGRLVDFRGFVLTFERC; from the coding sequence ATGGACGTAGTGACAATTAATGTTGGTAAAAAAGGATTGACGGAAAACTTAATAAACGAGATAAATCTGCAGCTTGAGAAGCGGGGCGTCGTAAAGGTTAGAATGCTCCGCAATTTCAGGGCAGGTGGAGATAAAAAGGAGCTTGCCCGGGAAATAGCTTCAAAAGTTAAGGGCAGGCTTGTTGACTTCAGAGGATTCGTGCTAACCTTTGAGAGGTGTTGA
- the albA gene encoding DNA-binding protein Alba, translated as MAEEHVVYVGNKPVMNYVLAALTQFNEGASEVVIKARGKAISRAVDVAEIVRNRFMPNVTVKSINIDTEELDSEGRRVNVSTIEIALEKQAS; from the coding sequence ATGGCAGAGGAGCATGTGGTCTACGTCGGTAACAAGCCCGTAATGAACTACGTTCTTGCTGCGTTGACGCAATTTAATGAGGGGGCAAGTGAGGTTGTTATAAAGGCGAGGGGCAAGGCGATTAGCAGAGCTGTCGATGTGGCAGAGATAGTCAGAAACCGCTTTATGCCAAATGTGACCGTGAAAAGTATCAACATCGACACTGAGGAGCTTGATTCGGAGGGAAGGAGGGTCAACGTCTCGACAATAGAGATCGCCCTCGAAAAGCAGGCAAGCTGA
- a CDS encoding DNA-binding protein — protein MDELEEIRRRKLMELQAQRQRELEELQRQQELQRQVEMQKKAILRAILEPEARERLSRVKLAHPEVAEAVENQLIFLAQSGRITTKISDEMLKEILKRAMPKKREPKIIRK, from the coding sequence ATGGATGAACTTGAAGAGATCAGGCGACGCAAGTTGATGGAGCTGCAGGCTCAGAGGCAGCGGGAGCTGGAAGAGCTCCAGAGGCAGCAGGAGCTCCAGAGACAGGTAGAGATGCAGAAAAAGGCTATTCTGAGGGCAATTCTTGAACCTGAGGCGAGGGAGAGGCTTTCGAGGGTTAAGCTTGCACATCCCGAGGTTGCCGAAGCGGTTGAAAACCAGCTCATCTTCCTTGCCCAGTCGGGCAGGATAACTACCAAAATAAGTGATGAGATGCTTAAGGAAATTCTCAAACGGGCTATGCCAAAGAAGAGGGAGCCCAAAATTATCAGGAAGTGA
- a CDS encoding DEAD/DEAH box helicase, whose amino-acid sequence MEYVSHPLIKENAIERRAYQIAIAATALMRNTLVILPTGLGKTAVALLVIASRLHNEGGKALVLAPTKPLVEQHASFFRKNLRLNSEEVIALSGETPPEKRAELWEKARLIVSTPQVVENDVLAGRISLKDVVHITFDEAHRAVGEYSYVYIAEKYFEEAKKPLVLAMTASPGSDVERIREVIKNLGIEEIEIRTEHDEDVKPYVFSRKIEWIKVDMPEELKAVRQKFEEALKLRFKKLERLGVTAEGLSKKELLALQESLQAEAAETGDSRLFEAVSVLAEVLKIQHGMELIETQGLDALKEYLKRLIREARSKGGSRAAKSIIGDPLFMGAVTKAAGCRAEHPKLEKLKEVVKKQLEEKPDSRIIVFTNFRDTAEVIVEELKKEGIPVSRFVGQAKRFEKKGMSQKEQVETLERFRSGEIKVLVATSVGEEGLDIPSTDLVVFYEAVPSEIRAIQRKGRTGRAREGRIVVLITKGTRDEAYYWASMRKEKAMYLKLYELKESLKPRGQASLEDFAKPVSLPEEIPKAVVYVDSRESSSGIAKKLSRLGFSIKIQNLEVADYVVSDRVAIERKTTEDFVESIVNKDRDIFSQLVRLKKHYPRPVLIIEGEGIYGRLNPNAIRGAIAAIAVDLGIPIVQTRSADETAEFIAVLARREQEFRKREIVLHAGKTKKTLKEMQEYVVSAISDIGPVIARNLLEHFQTIERIATASEEELMKVPKIGKKTAEKIRKLMTTPYSEAEKFEL is encoded by the coding sequence GTGGAATACGTTTCCCATCCACTGATAAAAGAAAACGCAATAGAGAGGAGAGCATATCAGATTGCAATAGCCGCAACGGCACTGATGCGTAACACCCTTGTTATTCTTCCCACAGGTCTTGGCAAGACAGCCGTAGCTCTCCTCGTAATCGCTTCAAGGCTTCACAACGAGGGTGGAAAGGCTCTCGTCCTCGCACCCACGAAACCCCTCGTGGAGCAGCACGCCTCCTTTTTCCGGAAAAACCTCAGACTTAACTCTGAAGAAGTCATAGCTCTCAGCGGAGAAACTCCGCCAGAGAAGAGAGCGGAGTTATGGGAGAAAGCAAGGTTAATTGTTTCGACGCCGCAGGTTGTGGAGAACGACGTCCTCGCTGGCAGGATTTCGCTCAAAGATGTAGTACATATCACATTTGATGAAGCGCACAGAGCAGTTGGTGAATATTCCTATGTTTACATCGCCGAGAAATACTTCGAGGAGGCAAAAAAGCCGCTCGTTCTCGCAATGACTGCAAGCCCCGGAAGCGACGTGGAGAGAATTAGAGAAGTAATCAAAAATCTCGGAATAGAAGAAATAGAAATCAGAACAGAGCACGACGAGGACGTAAAGCCGTACGTCTTCAGCAGGAAAATCGAATGGATAAAAGTCGACATGCCGGAAGAACTCAAGGCAGTAAGGCAGAAGTTTGAGGAAGCGCTGAAGCTGAGATTCAAAAAGCTCGAAAGGCTCGGCGTAACTGCTGAAGGATTGAGCAAAAAGGAGCTGCTGGCTCTGCAGGAAAGTCTTCAGGCTGAGGCAGCCGAAACTGGAGACTCAAGGTTGTTCGAGGCTGTTTCGGTACTCGCTGAAGTACTGAAAATCCAACATGGTATGGAACTCATAGAGACGCAGGGCCTTGACGCGCTCAAAGAGTACCTGAAGAGGCTAATAAGGGAGGCGAGGTCGAAGGGTGGGAGCAGGGCTGCGAAGAGCATAATAGGTGACCCCCTTTTTATGGGGGCTGTCACAAAGGCAGCAGGCTGCAGGGCAGAACATCCAAAACTCGAAAAGCTAAAAGAAGTCGTGAAGAAACAGCTCGAAGAGAAACCGGATTCCAGAATTATAGTTTTCACGAACTTCAGGGATACCGCAGAGGTGATAGTCGAAGAGCTGAAGAAGGAGGGAATTCCCGTTTCTCGCTTCGTGGGACAGGCAAAGAGGTTCGAGAAAAAGGGAATGAGCCAGAAGGAGCAGGTGGAAACCCTCGAAAGGTTCAGGAGCGGGGAGATTAAAGTTCTCGTTGCAACATCAGTCGGTGAAGAGGGTCTTGATATTCCCTCAACAGACCTCGTCGTGTTCTACGAGGCTGTACCTTCAGAGATAAGAGCAATTCAGAGGAAAGGAAGAACTGGAAGGGCAAGGGAGGGCAGAATCGTCGTTCTGATAACGAAGGGGACAAGAGATGAGGCATACTACTGGGCCAGCATGAGGAAGGAGAAGGCAATGTACCTGAAGCTCTATGAGCTGAAGGAAAGTCTAAAGCCAAGAGGGCAGGCAAGCCTGGAAGATTTCGCGAAACCAGTATCCTTGCCAGAGGAAATCCCAAAGGCCGTCGTATATGTGGATTCAAGAGAGTCCAGCTCGGGAATTGCGAAAAAGCTCAGCAGACTCGGTTTTTCCATTAAAATACAGAATCTCGAGGTTGCAGACTACGTCGTAAGCGACAGAGTTGCGATAGAAAGGAAAACTACCGAAGATTTCGTGGAAAGCATAGTTAACAAAGACAGGGATATCTTTTCCCAGCTTGTAAGGCTGAAGAAGCATTATCCAAGGCCTGTGCTCATAATAGAGGGGGAAGGTATTTATGGCAGACTCAATCCAAACGCAATCAGAGGTGCGATTGCAGCAATAGCCGTCGATTTAGGCATTCCAATCGTGCAGACGAGGTCTGCAGATGAAACTGCTGAATTCATTGCCGTTCTTGCGAGAAGGGAGCAGGAATTCAGGAAAAGGGAAATCGTACTTCACGCTGGAAAAACGAAGAAAACTCTGAAAGAGATGCAGGAGTACGTCGTTTCTGCAATCTCAGATATAGGGCCAGTGATTGCAAGAAACTTGCTGGAGCACTTTCAGACCATAGAGAGAATAGCGACGGCGAGCGAGGAAGAATTAATGAAGGTTCCAAAAATCGGAAAGAAAACTGCCGAAAAAATACGGAAGCTCATGACGACGCCATATAGTGAGGCGGAAAAGTTTGAACTTTAG
- a CDS encoding 50S ribosomal protein L39e, which yields MGKKTVGVKKRLAKFLKQNRRAPVWITLKTKRRVFGSPKRRNWRVTKLKV from the coding sequence ATGGGAAAGAAGACGGTTGGAGTTAAAAAGAGGCTTGCAAAGTTCCTCAAGCAGAACAGGAGAGCCCCGGTGTGGATAACGCTCAAGACTAAGAGGAGAGTTTTTGGAAGCCCCAAGAGGAGAAACTGGAGAGTTACAAAGCTGAAGGTTTAA
- a CDS encoding NUDIX hydrolase: MAEVCKPAVGVGAVIVENGKILLVKRANEPNRLKWSIPGGCVNVGESLAEALKKEIKEECGLEIEVGDVACVSEEVFRDGDEIKFHYVIIDFYAKIVGGRLEVGSDALDAKWVNLEEVDSLDVVDFVKRLVDRILGRKSGIYLK; encoded by the coding sequence ATGGCGGAAGTTTGCAAGCCTGCTGTGGGTGTTGGAGCCGTAATTGTGGAGAACGGGAAGATTCTCTTGGTTAAGAGAGCGAACGAGCCTAACAGGCTCAAGTGGTCTATACCGGGAGGTTGCGTAAACGTTGGCGAGTCGCTGGCCGAGGCATTAAAGAAAGAGATTAAGGAGGAGTGCGGCCTCGAAATTGAGGTGGGAGACGTTGCGTGTGTTAGTGAGGAGGTATTTAGAGATGGAGACGAAATAAAGTTTCACTACGTCATAATAGACTTCTACGCAAAGATCGTTGGAGGACGGCTTGAAGTGGGGAGCGACGCTCTGGATGCAAAATGGGTAAACCTTGAAGAGGTGGATAGCCTCGACGTTGTCGATTTTGTAAAGCGCTTAGTCGATAGGATTCTGGGCAGAAAGAGCGGGATATATCTGAAGTGA
- a CDS encoding DUF366 family protein, translating to MDWAFLDEEIVYDGSQLKSLWAFTVLGIKEDSIISFIGPCDVKTEHMIDLQDVVEGDVIYSPLMLHFIVEHFDEVSMRLTATRQRLLVNIAKEFLNVEREGNDLYYGGKKLSVSIATISPISAKIHLGINVESDEYASLSEMGFENVRELAIDVCRKYAYEIEDIEEDIRKTRPASSF from the coding sequence GTGGATTGGGCTTTCCTCGATGAAGAAATAGTTTATGATGGTTCTCAGCTCAAATCTCTCTGGGCCTTTACCGTGCTCGGTATTAAGGAGGACAGTATAATCTCATTCATCGGTCCATGTGACGTGAAGACGGAACACATGATTGACCTTCAGGATGTCGTGGAGGGTGACGTTATCTATTCACCCCTCATGCTCCACTTTATAGTCGAACATTTCGATGAAGTCAGTATGCGCCTCACTGCGACGAGGCAGAGACTGCTCGTAAACATTGCCAAAGAATTTCTCAACGTTGAAAGGGAAGGGAACGACCTTTATTATGGAGGCAAAAAGCTGAGCGTTAGCATTGCTACGATCTCGCCGATTTCAGCAAAAATCCACCTTGGAATAAACGTCGAAAGCGACGAATATGCGTCTCTGAGTGAAATGGGCTTCGAAAATGTCAGGGAGCTTGCAATTGATGTCTGCAGAAAGTACGCCTATGAAATAGAAGATATAGAAGAAGATATTAGAAAAACAAGACCAGCAAGCAGCTTTTAA